One window of the Triticum dicoccoides isolate Atlit2015 ecotype Zavitan chromosome 3B, WEW_v2.0, whole genome shotgun sequence genome contains the following:
- the LOC119279146 gene encoding uncharacterized protein LOC119279146 has translation MTSLTERRRRQTAQWASPKPTPPSTTSTRQFLLPNPPLCSSIRGAGRAALHERLLVYPADVGGQGDRSDSLLPRLHLCSAVSRAAALDSLAESVGFLTASHSAVVVSAVAAMLDSGELLRPPATRPYSCGRPSHPRKARAHPSPRGRRVCTAPMLLIQGRSPRQRRSGSLPLPHLAAGRTRDGLDLLPVLALA, from the exons atgaccagccttacggaGCGAAGGAGACGACAGACAGCGCAGTGGGCCTCACCCAAACCCACGCCCCCATCCACCACAAGCACACGACAGTTTCTTCTCCCAAATCCACCGCTGTGTTCGTCGATCCGCGGCGCCGGCCGCGCCGCACTCCACGAGCGCCTGCTCGTCTACCCAGCCGACGTCGGGGGCCAAGGTGACAGATCCGACAGCCTGCTCCCCCGCCTCCATCTTTGTTCGGCCGTCTCCCGCGCCGCGGCACTGGACTCGCTCGCGGAATCCGTCGGGTTCCTGACGGCGTCGCACTCCGCCGTCGTCGTCTCGGCGGTCGCCGCgatgctcgactccggcgagctcctccgtCCTCCCGCGACAAGGCCATATTCGTGTGGGCGGCCTTCGCATCCTCGGAAGGCGAGGGCGCACCCATCTCCACGAGGAAGGCGAGTGTGCACTGCCCCCATGCTCCTCATTCAGGGTCGCTCGCCCCGACAACGTCGCAGCGGGTCTCTTCCTCTCCCGCATCTCGCCGCTGGCCGCACCCGGGATGGCCTCGACCTCCTGCCG GTGCTGGCTTTAGCTTGA